The nucleotide sequence ACGCGGCAAATCCGGTTGACGTACAAACGCCTCATAAGCCGAATCAAATAAAATAACCGCTTTATGCTCTGAAGCCCACTCCACCCATTTTTGCAATTGTGTACGGGTAAGTACTGAGCCCGTTGGATTATTTGGCGAGCACAAATAAACGATATCGGCGTGCTCAGCCGGTAATGCCGGCGCAAAATTATTCTCTGCCGTACAAGGTAAATAAATGATGTTTTCAAAGCCGTTGTGAGCATATTTCCCGCTACGGCCGGCCATTACATTGGTATCCAAATACACCGGATATACCGGATCCTGCAAAGCCACTCGTGCCGACCCTGCAAAAATTTCCTGAAAATTAGCCACATCGCTTTTTGCCCCGTCGCTGACAAAAATTTCCTCATCAGATATGTCCACTCCGCGGGCCCGATAATCGTGCTGTGCAATGGCTGTACGCAAAAAATCATATCCTTCATAAGGGCCATATCCGCGAAAGGTTTCCGTATGGGCCATATCCTCACACGCTTTTTTTAAGGCGTCCACTACTGCCGGCACCAACGGACCGCTTACATCTCCTATTCCCAAACTAATCACGGTTTGTTCCGGATGGGCTGCTTTGTAAGCCGCCGTACGGCGGGCCACTTCTGCAAATAGATAACTACCTTGTAAATTCAAATAATTCTCATTCAGTAATGTCATACTTTCCCCATATAAATGCCTTCAAAAACTTTAGTTGCCGGTCCGCTCATTTGCACATGGCCTTGTTCGGGCCATTTTACATGCAATGTACCGCCGTCTAACACGATATCCGCTTCCGGACGGCTTTTCCCCGTCAATACAGCCGCTACCAAGGTGGCACAAGAGCCCGTACCGCAAGCCTGCGTAATACCCGCTCCGCGTTCCCACACGCGCATACGCAAAGTATGTTCATCGATAACTTGCACGAATTCTACATTTGTTTTTCGCGGAAATAAAGGGTGCGTTTCAATCTGCGGTCCTATTTTCTCTAAAGCAATTTGTGCCATGTCCGGCACAAAAATTACAAAATGCGGATTGCCCATCGATACGGCTGTTCCGATCCATTCTTGGCCGTTTATGTTTAGTGGCACTTCTATCGCTTTTTCATCGGACGGGCCATTTACTGGTATTTCTCCGCGCGTTAAACGCGGGGCCCCCATATCTACCTGTACCCAATTTTTTGTTAAATCTGTTAATTGTGTAACAATCGGGCCGGCTAACGTATGTAGCGTAAGACGCGTACTATCCGTCCAACCCTGTTCTCGGCAAAAAAGCGGTACGCAACGCGAGGCATTACCGCACATTTCGGCTTCGCTTCCGTCGGAATTAAAAATGCGCATTTTTACATTTTCGCGGTCCATGGGCCATAACAGCACCAGTCCGTCTGCGCCAATGCCAAACCGGCGATCGCAAACGTTGCGGGCCGCGCTTGAAAAATCCGTCAGCGTATTTTCAACCGCATTGACGATCACAAAATCATTTCCTAATCCATGGTACTTGGCAAATTTCATATCAGTATTGTATAAAAAGAAAACCCGCCCCGCCAAGCATTTCCCACAAACTGCTTTCAATGAAGTAAAATATACATATGAGCGACAACATCAATCTTCCTCCTCAGCACGTGGCTATTATTATGGACGGAAACGGTCGTTGGGCCGCCGCCAAACATTTGCCGCGTAATGCCGGTCACAGAGAAGGTGCGCAAGCGGTGCGCCGCGTGATAGAAGCCGCCACCAAACTGGGGATAAAATATCTCACTTTATATGCATTTTCCACCGAAAATTGGACTCGTCCGCAAGAAGAAATTGACACATTGATGAATTTGTTGGACAAAACAATGGAGCAATATCAGTCCACCGCACAAAAACAAAATTTACGCATTTTGGTTAGCGGCCAACGCGAGCCGTTGCCGACTCATTTGCTCGCCAAAATGGACCGCTTGGTACAAAACACATCTGCTCACACGGGACTAACGGTTAATTTGGCCCTAAATTACGGAGCCCAGCAGGAAATTACGCACGCGGTAAACGCCTTGCTGGCCGAAGGAAAAACTGCCATCACGCCGCAAGATATCTCCGCGCATTTGTATCAACCACAGCTCCCCGCACCGGAACTAATTATCCGTACCTCGGGCGAGCAACGACTGTCTAATTTTTTGTTATGGCAGGCGGCCTATAGTGAGTTTTATTTTACGCCTGTCTTATGGCCGGACTTTGATGAAAAAGAGCTACAAAAGGCCCTGCAAGAATATCAGCATCGTCAGCGCCGTTTCGGCGGAATATAAGATTTGAAAATAAAAACCCTCCGGTATAACCGGAGGATTTTTATATACAAGAGGTCTCTCTTTTCTGACGTAAGAGGAGTTCTTACTCTACCACAAATTACAAATGAAAATCAATTCTACCGTCTTCTTTGGTTTTTACTTTTTGTTTGGGGCCGGTATACGTAGTGTCATTTGATTTTTTGTCCGATAAAAAGATATCCCCTAAAGTAGTGGGAGGCCCAAACCTGTTAGGGCCTTTCGTACCCGGATATAGGATGAAAAAGAGCGGCGAAATACTCAACAAAACATTCATAGCCATCACGCCTACAAACTCCCTCATAGCTGCAAAAATAAACAGAAAAGCCATAGCCGCAAAAAACCACCAAGCAGATAAATCCATATCATGAAATCTACGACATATCGCCGTATAATATACCCAAGCACATACCAGCACAATAGCGAGCACAAAAAGAAATACCAATAAACCGTTTACCATGCTAGTCATATCCGTAATAGTATTCTGCGGAATAGCAGATAGAAATTTCTCGAGCATAGCAACTACTGCACCCGTGACAATTTGCACCAACAAATATTCCAATCGACCGGCACGGCCCTTCCACAAAAATAAATGTTTCATTCTATATTCTCCGAGGTGGTAATGGTTATTTCTACTATTTTTCTTCTGTTTCGCCTTCCAACATTTTTTCTTCGGCAATAGCCGCACGTTTGCGTAAATGATGTACTAAAATTTTCTTACGCAAGCGCAAAGACGAAGGCGTAATCTCCACCAGTTCGTCAGGGGCAATATATTCCACCGCTTGCTCCAAACTCATTTGGCGCGGCGGGGTCAGCGTGTAGGATTCATCGCTTGACGAGCTACGCATATTGCTTAAATGTTTGGCTTTGCAAGGATTGACCACCAAATCATTATCGCGGGAGTTTTCCCCCACAATTTGCCCCATGTACACTTTTTCGCCGGGCCCTAAAAATAGTTCCCCGCCGTTTTCCAGTGCAAATAAGGCATAGGCAGTAGTGACGCCGTCTTCTTTGGCTACCAGTACGCCGTTGTGGCGGATAGGCGACAAATTCACTTTCGGATAATACCCGTGGAAACTGTGGTGCATAATACCTGTACCGCGGGTGCCGGTTAAAAATTCATTTTTGAAACCCAGCAAAGCGCGCGCCGGAATTAAATACTCTAAGCGCAAACGGTCTTCACCTTCGGACACCATATTTTCCAATTTGGCGGCGCGCTGGCCCACCAAAGTAAATACGGCCCCTTGATGCTCAGATTTAATATCCAACACGAGATATTCCATCGGCTCTAAAATTTGCCCGTTTTCTTCTTTATAAATCACTTCGGGTGAGGACACCGCCAGTTCAAAACCTTCGCGGCGCATATTTTCAATCAGTACCGTTAAATGTAGTTCCCCGCGGCCATATACTTTGAATTTCCCCTCGCCTTCTAATTGTTCCACTTTTAAGCCGACATTGGTTTGGGCTTCTTTTTCCAAACGGTTTTTTAGGTGGCGGCTGGTAACAAATTTACCTTCTTTGCCGGAGAACGGACTGTCATTGACCATAAAGTCCATAGACATCGTCGGCTCATCAATAGCCAGTGGCGGCAGAGCTTTGGGAAATTCCGGTTGGCACACGGTATCGCCCACATCTACCCCTTCTAATCCGGCAATGGATACGATATCGCCCGCTTGGGCCATTTCCACTTCTTTTTTGCCAAGGCCTTCATACATTTCGATTTTGACTGCCTTAGACGGAGTTTGCGTGCCGTTTTGGTGTAGTAGTACCACACTCTGTCCGCGCGTAATTTTACCGGCCAAAATACGGCCGATACCCACATGGCCG is from Elusimicrobiaceae bacterium and encodes:
- the typA gene encoding translational GTPase TypA, encoding MNNVRSDVRNVAIIAHVDHGKTTVVDSLLKLAGQFTVKEDDAQETVLDSNPLERERGITILAKCTSVKYKDHTINIVDTPGHADFGSEVERVLKMVDGAILMVDAVEGPMPQTRFVLRKALALGLRPIVVINKMDRDHIRPSEVVDEVFNLFMELGATDEQLDFPILYASGREGWASLKMEEKGKDIAPLLDTIISHVPAPVAMPNEPLQMQVTMLDYNNFLGHVGIGRILAGKITRGQSVVLLHQNGTQTPSKAVKIEMYEGLGKKEVEMAQAGDIVSIAGLEGVDVGDTVCQPEFPKALPPLAIDEPTMSMDFMVNDSPFSGKEGKFVTSRHLKNRLEKEAQTNVGLKVEQLEGEGKFKVYGRGELHLTVLIENMRREGFELAVSSPEVIYKEENGQILEPMEYLVLDIKSEHQGAVFTLVGQRAAKLENMVSEGEDRLRLEYLIPARALLGFKNEFLTGTRGTGIMHHSFHGYYPKVNLSPIRHNGVLVAKEDGVTTAYALFALENGGELFLGPGEKVYMGQIVGENSRDNDLVVNPCKAKHLSNMRSSSSDESYTLTPPRQMSLEQAVEYIAPDELVEITPSSLRLRKKILVHHLRKRAAIAEEKMLEGETEEK
- a CDS encoding LL-diaminopimelate aminotransferase — encoded protein: MTLLNENYLNLQGSYLFAEVARRTAAYKAAHPEQTVISLGIGDVSGPLVPAVVDALKKACEDMAHTETFRGYGPYEGYDFLRTAIAQHDYRARGVDISDEEIFVSDGAKSDVANFQEIFAGSARVALQDPVYPVYLDTNVMAGRSGKYAHNGFENIIYLPCTAENNFAPALPAEHADIVYLCSPNNPTGSVLTRTQLQKWVEWASEHKAVILFDSAYEAFVRQPDLPRSIFEIPGAKKCAVEFRSFSKTAGFTGTRCAYCVVPKELVLLDQQGNTHYVHDLWLRRQSTKFNGVPYIIQRGAEAVYTPQGQEQTRAVIDGYLSNAQVLLQALQKAGLTAYGGENAPYIWLKTPTGFNSWEFFDMMLQKLQLVGTPGSGFGLAGEGYFRLTAFNTPQNTQAAAQRIATL
- a CDS encoding diaminopimelate epimerase: MKFAKYHGLGNDFVIVNAVENTLTDFSSAARNVCDRRFGIGADGLVLLWPMDRENVKMRIFNSDGSEAEMCGNASRCVPLFCREQGWTDSTRLTLHTLAGPIVTQLTDLTKNWVQVDMGAPRLTRGEIPVNGPSDEKAIEVPLNINGQEWIGTAVSMGNPHFVIFVPDMAQIALEKIGPQIETHPLFPRKTNVEFVQVIDEHTLRMRVWERGAGITQACGTGSCATLVAAVLTGKSRPEADIVLDGGTLHVKWPEQGHVQMSGPATKVFEGIYMGKV
- a CDS encoding isoprenyl transferase; protein product: MSDNINLPPQHVAIIMDGNGRWAAAKHLPRNAGHREGAQAVRRVIEAATKLGIKYLTLYAFSTENWTRPQEEIDTLMNLLDKTMEQYQSTAQKQNLRILVSGQREPLPTHLLAKMDRLVQNTSAHTGLTVNLALNYGAQQEITHAVNALLAEGKTAITPQDISAHLYQPQLPAPELIIRTSGEQRLSNFLLWQAAYSEFYFTPVLWPDFDEKELQKALQEYQHRQRRFGGI
- a CDS encoding DUF805 domain-containing protein, producing the protein MKHLFLWKGRAGRLEYLLVQIVTGAVVAMLEKFLSAIPQNTITDMTSMVNGLLVFLFVLAIVLVCAWVYYTAICRRFHDMDLSAWWFFAAMAFLFIFAAMREFVGVMAMNVLLSISPLFFILYPGTKGPNRFGPPTTLGDIFLSDKKSNDTTYTGPKQKVKTKEDGRIDFHL